The Tripterygium wilfordii isolate XIE 37 chromosome 4, ASM1340144v1, whole genome shotgun sequence genome has a window encoding:
- the LOC119996980 gene encoding protein FAR1-RELATED SEQUENCE 5-like — protein sequence MKSFAGGYSTDFKSLCALSLLDLIFVHLVSTFVGEEGGRRKGNESPKKIVLATVLNMNVISDKCNLTPEIGLEFNTLDEAWNYWIDYDKHMGFSVRKAFVNKSEKDVRVTMRGFVCSEEGVRRVDQRQLNPDSHRDETRTNCPVKLSLSLVQDSGKYRVYEFVAEHNHLLHLANITYMMRSQRNISEVQGFEIDLACSAGIKLKKAHELMSRQAGGRSNLGFTKDDQKYYLRTKREKDMEYGEAGSILRYFQEETIKNPSFNYAVQLDNEEQITNIFWADSRMLIDYIYFGDVIIFDTTYGTNKALRPLVVFTGFNHHRGIIVFGAALLYDETIASFKRLFKTFLDAHKEKMPQTIFTDQDATMAKAINEVMPRSVGEDDGQDGEPLISSLLGRIMVERHLVFIVIRDGESLSGKYGGREKQGFGYVGREK from the exons ATGAAATCTTTTGCTGGAGGATATTCTACTGACTTCAAATCACTCTGTGCCCTCTCCCTCCTAGATCTGA TATTTGTGCATCTTGTATCTACCTTTGTGGGGGAGGAGGGAGGGCGAAGGAAAGGAAATGAAAgcccaaaaaaaattgttctcGCAACA GTATTGAATATGAATGTGATCTCTGATAAATGCAATTTGACTCCTGAAATTGGTTTGGAATTTAACACACTCGACGAGGCTTGGAATTATTGGATTGATTATGACAAACATATGGGATTCTCTGTTAGAAAAGCGTTTGTGAATAAAAGTGAAAAAGATGTACGGGTTACTATGAGGGGTTTTGTGTGCTCAGAAGAGGGTGTGCGGAGAGTAGACCAACGTCAACTCAATCCTGATAGTCATAGAGATGAGACAAGAACCAATTGTCCTGTGAAATTGTCTCTTTCATTGGTGCAGGATAGTGGAAAGTATAGGGTTTATGAATTTGTGGCTGAGCATAACCATCTCCTACATCTAGCAAACATCACATATATGATGAGGTCACAAAGAAACATCTCTGAGGTGCAAGGTTTTGAGATAGATTTGGCATGTAGTGCTGGCATTAAGCTTAAGAAGGCACATGAGTTGATGAGTAGACAAGCTGGTGGGAGAAGCAACCTTGGCTTCACCAAAGATGATCAAAAATACTACCTCAgaacaaaaagggaaaaggatATGGAGTATGGTGAAGCTGGCTCTATTCTCAGGTATTTTCAGGAAGAGACTATTAAAAACCCTTCTTTTAACTATGCTGTTCAGTTAGATAATGAGGAACAAATTACGAATATATTTTGGGCAGATTCTAGAATGCTTATTGATTACATTTACTTCGGTGATGTGATTATTTTTGATACAACCTATGGTACTAACAAAGCTTTGAGACCTCTAGTTGTTTTTACTGGTTTCAATCACCATAGAGGTATTATAGTTTTTGGGGCTGCACTTCTATATGATGAAACAATAGCATCATTTAAGCGGCTTTTTAAGACATTTTTAGATGCACACAAGGAAAAAATGCCTCAAACAATTTTTACAGATCAAGATGCTACAATGGCTAAGGCAATAAATGAAGTGATGCCTCGCTCTGTCGGAGAAGATGATGGTCAAGATGGAGAGCCTTTAATATCGTCTCTCTTGGGAAGGATAATGGTTGAACGGCATCTCGTCTTTATCGTCATAAGAGATGGAGAATCCTTGAGTGGAAAGTATGGAGGACGAGAGAAGCAGGGGTTCGGATATGTCGGAAGAGAGAAGTAg
- the LOC119997836 gene encoding probable glycosyltransferase At5g20260, with protein MEKRFKVWVYREGELPLTHGGPMNDIYSIEGQFMSEMESEKSHFMARNPDEAHVFFIPISVVNIISYLYKPLVTYKRDQLQLVVSDYVDFVAAKYPYWNRSNGADHFLLSCHDWAPDISSANPEKYKNFIRALCNANTTEGFKPERDVSIPEINLPRGKLTPDGVKVLASNNRTIFAFFAGPFHGYIRKVLLEHWKEKDSEIQVHEYLKNKNDYFKSMAQSKYCLCPSGYEVASPRVVTALKLGCVPVIISDYYALPFSDVLDWSKFSVHIPSAKIAEIKTILAGIPDGEYLKMQKRVRQVSRHFVVNRPAQPFDVIHMMLHSVWLRRLNFRLPS; from the exons ATGGAGAAGAGATTCAAGGTGTGGGTGTACAGGGAAGGGGAGCTCCCCTTGACCCACGGTGGTCCGATGAACGACATCTACAGCATTGAAGGGCAGTTCATGAGCGAGATGGAGAGCGAGAAGAGCCACTTCATGGCTCGTAACCCTGATGAGGCACATGTATTCTTTATCCCGATTAGTGTCGTCAATATCATTAGCTACCTCTACAAGCCTCTTGTCACCTACAAACGTGACCAGCTGCAGCTCGTGGTTTCTGattatgttgattttgttgCTGCTAAGTATCCTTATTGGAACAGAAGCAATGGTGCTGACCATTTCTTGCTTTCTTGTCACGATTGG GCACCAGACATTTCAAGTGCTAATCCTGAGAAGTACAAGAATTTCATTAGAGCCTTGTGTAATGCCAACACAACAGAAGGGTTCAAGCCCGAGAGAGACGTCTCAATACCAGAAATCAACCTCCCTCGCGGAAAGCTAACCCCAGATGGAGTCAAAGTTCTAGCCTCCAATAATCGTACGATCTTCGCGTTCTTCGCGGG TCCATTCCATGGCTATATAAGGAAGGTTTTATTAGAGCACTGGAAGGAAAAAGACAGTGAAATTCAGGTCCATGAGTACCTTAAGAATAAAAATGACTACTTCAAGTCAATGGCACAAAGCAAGTATTGTTTGTGCCCTAGTGGGTATGAAGTAGCTAGTCCTAGAGTGGTAACAGCATTGAAACTGGGTTGTGTGCCTGTGATAATCTCTGATTACTATGCATTGCCATTCAGTGATGTTCTTGATTGGAGTAAGTTTTCTGTACACATTCCGTCGGCGAAAATAGCAGAAATTAAGACCATTTTGGCAGGGATTCCTGATGGGGAGTATCTGAAGATGCAAAAGAGGGTGAGACAAGTGAGTAGACATTTTGTGGTGAATAGACCAGCCCAGCCTTTTGATGTTATTCATATGATGCTTCACTCTGTTTGGCTAAGGAGGCTAAATTTTAGACTCCCGTCTTGA
- the LOC119997640 gene encoding uncharacterized protein LOC119997640, with translation MAIRQFYNQIKGLKLKEVPDHVKPMLSIGYVKQAVQRGLDNYHAKYIETSSVDPLFHICFGGMIFSYLLALPEERRHLEHKLHAAEHGGKH, from the coding sequence ATGGCGATTAGACAATTCTATAACCAGATTAAGGGATTGAAGTTGAAGGAGGTGCCCGACCATGTCAAGCCCATGCTTTCGATCGGTTATGTGAAGCAGGCGGTACAAAGGGGCTTGGACAACTACCACGCCAAATACATTGAGACCAGCTCAGTCGATCCTCTATTTCATATCTGCTTCGGTGGCATGATCTTCTCCTACCTTCTTGCTCTCCCAGAGGAGCGTCGTCACCTCGAGCACAAGCTGCACGCCGCGGAGCACGGAGGCAAGCACTGA
- the LOC119997986 gene encoding pathogenesis-related homeodomain protein isoform X1 has product MCSTGKKATFQEPTKSFLETETSSELIASLRINKRSKIFYSRKGRAKPKSHVQKVDSTLSKGSVVDSSIKGGGNDSSNRKLICRKILHKKADAKSSKKPASSNIQGETSPTINTEGSDKIANRDVKIGKVKKGRKKIKKKRMEQDDAQRLQRRARYLMIKMKLEQNLIDAYSGEGWKGQSREKIKPEKELLRAKKQILKCKLGIRDTLHQLDSLSSIGCIEESVIAPDGSVHHEHIFCAICKLREAFPDNDIVLCDGTCNCAFHQKCLDPPLHTDSIPPEDEGWFCRFCECKMAIIDAMNAHLGTDFFVDSKWEDIFKDEAAFPDGRSALLNSEEDWPSDDSEDEDYDPERREKSYNMNGAGTDDDASVDTSSSTSLSWSSQNKTFSGSRRWEMDGDMDSTFISTHSSFYSDDTSEGEIICGRRRRKAVDYKKLYDEMFGKDAQVHEQLSEDEDWGPAKRKRREKESDAACTLITLCESEQNCRNIENIDVKRKLPRDLQNKRSFFRIPPKAVEKLRLVFAENELPSRTVKENLAEELSLEPIKVSKWFKNARYLALKTRKMEKADLFHGSSPKISKMSASDTLVCTKDLEKNHLRRKLKSLRRNLKINQQIRASFESPVNSSKLITEYCDDVSLKRLLKLRKRREKKVNFVAGGGFELAEAEMERLCLAKRRIERMKQTMLRLQKCKAKKSSKRDIDEESVIYVPIAELREKE; this is encoded by the exons ATGTGTAGCACTGGGAAGAAAGCAACCTTTCAAGAACCTACAAAATCTTTTTTAGAGACAGAAACAAGCTCTGAGCTAATTGCATCACTAAGGATAAACAAAAGAAGCAAAATATTTTATAGCAGGAAGGGTAGAGCAAAACCAAAATCTCATGTTCAAAAAGTAGATTCAACACTGTCAAAGGGGTCAGTTGTTGATTCTTCGATCAAGGGGGGCGGGAATGACTCTTCAAACAGAAAACTGATCTGTAGAAAAATTTTGCACAAAAAAGCTGATGCAAAGTCTTCCAAGAAGCCTGCTTCCTCCAATATTCAGGGCGAAACTTCCCCAACTATTAATACTGAGGGAAGTGATAAAATAGCCAATAGAGATGTCAAAATTGGAAAAGTAAAGAAGGGaaggaagaagataaagaagaaacGAATGGAGCAAGATGACGCTCAACGGTTGCAGAGAAGAGCGAGGTACCTGATGATTAAAATGAAGCTGGAGCAGAACCTCATTGATGCTTACTCAGGGGAAGGCTGGAAAGGCCAGAG CCGCGAGAAAATCAAGCCAGAAAAGGAATTACTACGAGCTAAGAAGCAGATTTTGAAGTGTAAACTTGGCATCCGTGATACACTTCACCAGCTGGATTCACTTAGTTCAATAGGGTGCATTGAAGAATCTGTTATAGCTCCCGATGGGTCTGTCCACCATGAACAT ATTTTCTGTGCAATATGCAAATTACGTGAGGCCTTCCCAGACAATGATATTGTGCTTTGTGATGGGACGTGCAACTGTGCCTTCCATCAAAAGTGCCTTGATCCTCCATTGCACACTGACAGTA TACCCCCAGAAGATGAGGGATGGTTTTGCAGATTTTGTGAGTGTAAAATGGCAATAATAGATGCCATGAATGCCCATCTTGGAACCGATTTCTTTGTGGACAGCAAATGGGAG GATATTTTTAAAGACGAGGCTGCTTTTCCTGATGGTCGAAGTGCACTGTTAAATTCAGAAGAAGATTGGCCTTCAGATGATTCTGAAGATGAAGATTATGAtccagagaggagagagaaaagctATAACATGAATGGGGCAGGCACTGACGACGATGCATCAGTTGATACAAGTAGTTCTACCAGCTTGAGTTGGTcttcacaaaacaaaacattttcTGGATCCAGACGGTGGGAGATGGATGGCGACATGGACAGTACATTCATTTCTACTCACAGCAGTTTTTATTCTGATGACACTAGTGAGGGTGAAATTATATGTGGCCGTCGGCGGCGAAAAGCAGTTGACTATAAGAAGTTATATGAT GAAATGTTCGGAAAGGATGCTCAAGTGCATGAGCAACTTAGTGAAGACGAAGACTGGGGTCCAGCGAAAAGAAAACGGAGAGAAAAGGAGTCAGATGCCGCCTGCACCCTCATTACTCTGTGTGAAAGTGAACAAAACTGCAGAAATATTGAGAACATAGATGTTAAAAGAAAACTTCCTCGAGACCTGCAAAATAAGAGGTCGTTTTTCAGAATTCCGCCGAAAGCAGTTGAG AAGCTTCGCCTTGTGTTTGCTGAGAATGAACTGCCTTCTAGAACTGTCAAGGAGAACCTCGCAGAAGAATTGAGTCTTGAACCCATAAAG GTCAGCAAATGGTTCAAGAATGCACGTTACCTAGCTCTGAAGACCCGAAAG ATGGAGAAAGCGGATCTATTTCATGGTTCTAGTCCCAAAATCTCCAAGATGTCGGCCTCAGATACTCTGGTATGTACTAAGGACTTGGAAAAGAACCACTTGAGAAGAAAACTGAAGTCCTTAAGAAGAAATTTGAAGATAAATCAGCAAATAAGAGCCTCTTTCGAGTCCCCTGTAAATAGCAGCAAG CTCATTACTGAGTACTGCGACGACGTGAGCTTGAAGAGGCTTTTGAAGCTGAGGAAAAGGAGGGAGAAGAAGGTCAACTTTGTTGCTGGAGGCGGATTTGAGCTAGCCGAGGCAGAGATGGAGAGGCTTTGTCTGGCCAAACGTAGGATAGAGCGTATGAAGCAGACGATGTTGAGACTGCAGAAGTGCAAAGCAAAGAAGTCGAGCAAACGAGACATTGATGAAGAGTCTGTGATTTATGTTCCAATAGCAGAGTTGAGGGAAAAAGAATAA
- the LOC119997986 gene encoding pathogenesis-related homeodomain protein isoform X2, translating into MCSTGKKATFQEPTKSFLETETSSELIASLRINKRSKIFYSRKGRAKPKSHVQKVDSTLSKGSVVDSSIKGGGNDSSNRKLICRKILHKKADAKSSKKPASSNIQGETSPTINTEGSDKIANRDVKIGKVKKGRKKIKKKRMEQDDAQRLQRRARYLMIKMKLEQNLIDAYSGEGWKGQSREKIKPEKELLRAKKQILKCKLGIRDTLHQLDSLSSIGCIEESVIAPDGSVHHEHIFCAICKLREAFPDNDIVLCDGTCNCAFHQKCLDPPLHTDSIPPEDEGWFCRFCECKMAIIDAMNAHLGTDFFVDSKWEDIFKDEAAFPDGRSALLNSEEDWPSDDSEDEDYDPERREKSYNMNGAGTDDDASVDTSSSTSLSWSSQNKTFSGSRRWEMDGDMDSTFISTHSSFYSDDTSEGEIICGRRRRKAVDYKKLYDEMFGKDAQVHEQLSEDEDWGPAKRKRREKESDAACTLITLCESEQNCRNIENIDVKRKLPRDLQNKRSFFRIPPKAVELRLVFAENELPSRTVKENLAEELSLEPIKVSKWFKNARYLALKTRKMEKADLFHGSSPKISKMSASDTLVCTKDLEKNHLRRKLKSLRRNLKINQQIRASFESPVNSSKLITEYCDDVSLKRLLKLRKRREKKVNFVAGGGFELAEAEMERLCLAKRRIERMKQTMLRLQKCKAKKSSKRDIDEESVIYVPIAELREKE; encoded by the exons ATGTGTAGCACTGGGAAGAAAGCAACCTTTCAAGAACCTACAAAATCTTTTTTAGAGACAGAAACAAGCTCTGAGCTAATTGCATCACTAAGGATAAACAAAAGAAGCAAAATATTTTATAGCAGGAAGGGTAGAGCAAAACCAAAATCTCATGTTCAAAAAGTAGATTCAACACTGTCAAAGGGGTCAGTTGTTGATTCTTCGATCAAGGGGGGCGGGAATGACTCTTCAAACAGAAAACTGATCTGTAGAAAAATTTTGCACAAAAAAGCTGATGCAAAGTCTTCCAAGAAGCCTGCTTCCTCCAATATTCAGGGCGAAACTTCCCCAACTATTAATACTGAGGGAAGTGATAAAATAGCCAATAGAGATGTCAAAATTGGAAAAGTAAAGAAGGGaaggaagaagataaagaagaaacGAATGGAGCAAGATGACGCTCAACGGTTGCAGAGAAGAGCGAGGTACCTGATGATTAAAATGAAGCTGGAGCAGAACCTCATTGATGCTTACTCAGGGGAAGGCTGGAAAGGCCAGAG CCGCGAGAAAATCAAGCCAGAAAAGGAATTACTACGAGCTAAGAAGCAGATTTTGAAGTGTAAACTTGGCATCCGTGATACACTTCACCAGCTGGATTCACTTAGTTCAATAGGGTGCATTGAAGAATCTGTTATAGCTCCCGATGGGTCTGTCCACCATGAACAT ATTTTCTGTGCAATATGCAAATTACGTGAGGCCTTCCCAGACAATGATATTGTGCTTTGTGATGGGACGTGCAACTGTGCCTTCCATCAAAAGTGCCTTGATCCTCCATTGCACACTGACAGTA TACCCCCAGAAGATGAGGGATGGTTTTGCAGATTTTGTGAGTGTAAAATGGCAATAATAGATGCCATGAATGCCCATCTTGGAACCGATTTCTTTGTGGACAGCAAATGGGAG GATATTTTTAAAGACGAGGCTGCTTTTCCTGATGGTCGAAGTGCACTGTTAAATTCAGAAGAAGATTGGCCTTCAGATGATTCTGAAGATGAAGATTATGAtccagagaggagagagaaaagctATAACATGAATGGGGCAGGCACTGACGACGATGCATCAGTTGATACAAGTAGTTCTACCAGCTTGAGTTGGTcttcacaaaacaaaacattttcTGGATCCAGACGGTGGGAGATGGATGGCGACATGGACAGTACATTCATTTCTACTCACAGCAGTTTTTATTCTGATGACACTAGTGAGGGTGAAATTATATGTGGCCGTCGGCGGCGAAAAGCAGTTGACTATAAGAAGTTATATGAT GAAATGTTCGGAAAGGATGCTCAAGTGCATGAGCAACTTAGTGAAGACGAAGACTGGGGTCCAGCGAAAAGAAAACGGAGAGAAAAGGAGTCAGATGCCGCCTGCACCCTCATTACTCTGTGTGAAAGTGAACAAAACTGCAGAAATATTGAGAACATAGATGTTAAAAGAAAACTTCCTCGAGACCTGCAAAATAAGAGGTCGTTTTTCAGAATTCCGCCGAAAGCAGTTGAG CTTCGCCTTGTGTTTGCTGAGAATGAACTGCCTTCTAGAACTGTCAAGGAGAACCTCGCAGAAGAATTGAGTCTTGAACCCATAAAG GTCAGCAAATGGTTCAAGAATGCACGTTACCTAGCTCTGAAGACCCGAAAG ATGGAGAAAGCGGATCTATTTCATGGTTCTAGTCCCAAAATCTCCAAGATGTCGGCCTCAGATACTCTGGTATGTACTAAGGACTTGGAAAAGAACCACTTGAGAAGAAAACTGAAGTCCTTAAGAAGAAATTTGAAGATAAATCAGCAAATAAGAGCCTCTTTCGAGTCCCCTGTAAATAGCAGCAAG CTCATTACTGAGTACTGCGACGACGTGAGCTTGAAGAGGCTTTTGAAGCTGAGGAAAAGGAGGGAGAAGAAGGTCAACTTTGTTGCTGGAGGCGGATTTGAGCTAGCCGAGGCAGAGATGGAGAGGCTTTGTCTGGCCAAACGTAGGATAGAGCGTATGAAGCAGACGATGTTGAGACTGCAGAAGTGCAAAGCAAAGAAGTCGAGCAAACGAGACATTGATGAAGAGTCTGTGATTTATGTTCCAATAGCAGAGTTGAGGGAAAAAGAATAA